A stretch of the Gemmatirosa kalamazoonensis genome encodes the following:
- a CDS encoding DUF7133 domain-containing protein: protein MRLARYPLLLALLATPALAQPRGNPTARPATIPASGAVPREPAVEQKLRDEVKAPDGFTLTLFAGPPVAMYPTCVAESPDGALFVGVDPNLSLSQLKGVGRVMRLVDDDHDGRADRYTTFAEMDSPRGVAFDGRTLYVMHPPNLTAYRDTDGDGVADWQQNIVEGLGFDLDFRGADHTTNQIALGIDGWIYVAVGDYGYRKAVGTDGTQISHRGGSVVRVRPDGTHLEIYATGTRNIYDVAIDPLLHVYARDNTNDGDGWDTRLHYLAPGANMGYPTLYQNFKTEHFPSLYDYGAGAGVGSVFVQDPSLPPEYGNTLYTGDWTKNRIYRHPLSPKGASFDARQEEFLTVVRPSDIVADAQGSLFVASLSGGQFTYNADTVGYVFRVRRSDVAPAALLPIDKAPDAQLRTMLASGNALVRLHAQQEILRRPASDATVRALQSAVADAKASAEARAAAMFTLKQLVGARANAALEQAAADASAPVRETAVRALADRPDQAEGVHTALLVKALGDADAHVRVQALNALVRLGATDAADAIAPLVGSDDQALQHLAVHALVALGARDAALKVVDGGTPAARDGALRALAMMYDQPTVTALLARLDRADAASREPLLHTLARLYDREGFWAGDWWTTKPAHLGPYFDPTPWEGSARIRPALARALTAARGDALDRIAKDFAANQVLPRGAPAFLAAVPANEPLRAQAIDALVGRAQLDAESVTLAQQLDARGPALRAAVAQLLSGESALGAGTLPLLRTVVLDAKLDAAVRGQLLTALSQVPGPSARDAAAEVFGRLMPVPGLPAAATPAAAASAAPTPPAGSAGAGDPVESAWRRYVGDRRRLADLDWFIAQARSGTPAQRTLAYAVLVQSVRTPRTPAPVREKVAPVLEAAWRDPASTPSLVQAITLMHVESQYADRLQAVGQQQKKP from the coding sequence ATGAGACTCGCCCGCTACCCCCTGCTGCTCGCTCTGCTCGCGACGCCGGCGCTCGCCCAGCCGCGCGGCAACCCGACCGCGCGCCCGGCGACGATTCCCGCGAGCGGCGCGGTGCCGCGCGAGCCCGCCGTGGAGCAGAAGCTGCGCGACGAGGTGAAGGCGCCCGACGGCTTCACGCTCACGCTGTTCGCCGGCCCGCCGGTGGCGATGTACCCGACGTGCGTGGCCGAGTCGCCCGACGGCGCGCTGTTCGTCGGTGTCGACCCGAACCTGTCGCTGTCGCAGCTCAAGGGCGTCGGCCGCGTGATGCGCCTCGTCGACGACGATCACGACGGGCGCGCCGACCGGTACACGACGTTCGCCGAGATGGACAGCCCGCGCGGCGTCGCGTTCGACGGCAGGACGCTGTACGTGATGCACCCGCCGAACCTCACCGCGTATCGCGACACCGACGGCGACGGCGTGGCCGACTGGCAGCAGAACATCGTCGAGGGGCTCGGCTTCGACCTCGACTTCCGCGGCGCCGACCACACGACCAACCAGATCGCGTTAGGCATCGACGGCTGGATCTACGTCGCGGTCGGCGACTACGGCTACCGCAAGGCGGTCGGCACCGACGGCACGCAGATCTCCCACCGCGGCGGCTCGGTGGTGCGCGTGCGCCCCGACGGCACGCACCTCGAGATCTACGCCACCGGCACGCGCAACATCTACGACGTCGCGATCGATCCGCTGCTCCACGTCTACGCGCGCGACAACACGAACGACGGCGACGGGTGGGACACGCGCCTGCACTACCTCGCGCCGGGCGCGAACATGGGCTACCCGACGCTCTACCAGAACTTCAAGACGGAGCACTTCCCGTCGCTGTACGACTACGGCGCGGGCGCCGGCGTGGGCTCGGTGTTCGTGCAGGATCCGTCGCTGCCGCCGGAGTACGGCAACACGCTCTACACCGGCGACTGGACGAAGAACCGCATCTACCGCCACCCGCTGTCGCCGAAGGGCGCCAGCTTCGACGCGCGGCAGGAGGAGTTCCTCACCGTCGTGCGCCCGTCGGACATCGTCGCCGACGCGCAGGGGAGCCTGTTCGTCGCGAGCCTGTCGGGCGGCCAGTTCACGTACAACGCGGACACGGTCGGCTACGTGTTCCGCGTGCGCCGCAGCGACGTCGCGCCGGCCGCGCTGCTGCCGATCGACAAGGCGCCCGACGCGCAGCTCCGCACGATGCTCGCCTCGGGCAACGCGCTCGTCCGGCTGCACGCGCAGCAGGAGATCCTGCGCCGTCCGGCATCCGACGCGACCGTGCGTGCGCTGCAGAGCGCCGTCGCCGACGCGAAGGCGTCGGCCGAGGCGCGCGCGGCGGCGATGTTCACGCTGAAGCAGCTCGTCGGCGCGCGCGCGAACGCGGCGCTCGAGCAGGCGGCCGCCGACGCGAGCGCGCCGGTGCGCGAGACCGCCGTGCGCGCGCTCGCCGACCGGCCCGACCAGGCGGAGGGCGTCCACACCGCGCTGCTCGTGAAGGCGCTCGGCGACGCCGACGCGCACGTGCGCGTGCAGGCGCTGAACGCGCTCGTGCGGCTCGGCGCGACCGACGCGGCCGACGCCATCGCACCGCTCGTGGGGAGCGACGACCAGGCGCTGCAGCACCTCGCCGTCCACGCGCTGGTCGCGTTGGGCGCGCGCGACGCGGCGCTGAAGGTGGTCGACGGCGGTACGCCGGCGGCGCGCGACGGGGCGCTGCGAGCGCTCGCCATGATGTACGACCAGCCGACGGTGACCGCGCTGCTCGCGCGCCTCGACCGCGCCGATGCGGCATCGCGCGAGCCGCTGCTGCACACGCTCGCGCGCCTCTACGATCGCGAGGGCTTCTGGGCCGGCGACTGGTGGACGACGAAGCCGGCCCATCTCGGCCCGTACTTCGATCCGACCCCGTGGGAGGGGAGCGCGCGCATCCGGCCGGCGCTCGCCCGCGCGCTCACCGCCGCGCGCGGCGACGCGCTCGACCGGATCGCGAAGGACTTCGCGGCGAACCAGGTGCTGCCGCGCGGCGCGCCGGCGTTCCTCGCCGCGGTGCCCGCGAACGAGCCGCTGCGTGCGCAGGCGATCGACGCGCTCGTCGGCCGGGCGCAGCTCGACGCCGAGTCGGTGACCCTCGCCCAGCAGCTCGACGCGCGTGGGCCGGCGCTGCGGGCCGCGGTCGCGCAGCTGCTCTCGGGCGAGAGCGCGCTCGGCGCGGGCACGCTGCCGCTCCTGCGCACCGTCGTGCTCGACGCGAAGCTCGACGCGGCGGTGCGCGGGCAGCTGCTGACGGCGTTGAGCCAGGTCCCCGGGCCCTCGGCGCGCGACGCGGCCGCCGAGGTGTTCGGCCGGCTGATGCCGGTGCCGGGGCTGCCCGCGGCGGCCACCCCGGCCGCGGCCGCCTCCGCGGCGCCCACGCCGCCCGCCGGCTCGGCCGGCGCGGGCGATCCGGTGGAGTCGGCGTGGCGCCGCTACGTCGGCGACCGGCGGCGGCTCGCCGATCTCGACTGGTTCATCGCGCAGGCGCGCTCGGGCACCCCGGCGCAGCGCACGCTGGCCTACGCGGTGCTGGTGCAGTCGGTACGCACGCCGCGCACGCCGGCCCCGGTGCGGGAGAAGGTCGCCCCGGTGCTGGAGGCGGCGTGGCGCGACCCCGCCTCGACGCCGAGCCTGGTCCAAGCGATTACACTCATGCACGTCGAGAGTCAGTACGCCGACAGGCTGCAGGCGGTCGGCCAGCAGCAGAAGAAGCCGTGA
- a CDS encoding 3-keto-disaccharide hydrolase — MRRALPLLLVALAGCASAHGAARATTDPDAREWIQLFNGRDLKDWDIKFAKHDLGDNFNDTFRVEDGLLKVRYDKWTAFNGEFGHIFYKKPFSYYLVAAEYRFVGDQVTGAGPSLAWAKRNNGIMIHGQSAESMGKDQDFPMSLEVQLLGGLSDGKPRSTGNLCTPGTNVHFGEKLITAHCTNSRSKTYDGDQWVRVEALVLGDSVIKHIVMGDTVLEYRKPEMGGGSANNMKPGVKIDGTPITGGSISLQAETAPIDFRKVELLNLEGCMDAKASNYKRYYVKADPAACRYGGGARP; from the coding sequence ATGAGACGCGCGCTGCCGCTCCTCCTCGTCGCCCTCGCCGGCTGCGCGAGCGCCCACGGCGCCGCGCGCGCGACGACCGACCCCGACGCGCGCGAGTGGATCCAGCTCTTCAACGGCCGCGACCTGAAGGACTGGGACATCAAGTTCGCGAAGCACGACCTCGGCGACAACTTCAACGACACGTTCCGCGTCGAGGACGGGCTGCTGAAGGTGCGCTACGACAAGTGGACCGCGTTCAACGGCGAGTTCGGGCACATCTTCTACAAGAAGCCGTTCTCGTACTACCTCGTCGCCGCGGAGTACCGCTTCGTCGGCGACCAGGTGACCGGCGCGGGGCCGAGCCTCGCGTGGGCGAAGCGCAACAACGGCATCATGATCCACGGCCAGAGCGCGGAGAGCATGGGGAAGGATCAGGACTTCCCGATGTCGCTCGAGGTGCAGCTGCTGGGCGGCCTGAGCGACGGCAAGCCGCGGTCGACGGGGAACCTGTGCACGCCGGGCACGAACGTGCACTTCGGCGAGAAGCTCATCACCGCGCACTGCACGAACTCGCGCTCGAAGACGTACGACGGCGACCAGTGGGTGCGCGTGGAGGCGCTCGTGCTCGGCGACTCCGTGATCAAGCACATCGTCATGGGCGACACGGTGCTGGAGTACCGCAAGCCGGAGATGGGCGGTGGATCGGCGAACAACATGAAGCCCGGCGTGAAGATCGACGGCACGCCGATCACCGGCGGCTCGATCTCGCTGCAGGCCGAGACCGCGCCGATCGACTTCCGCAAGGTGGAGCTGCTGAACCTGGAAGGGTGTATGGACGCCAAGGCCTCGAACTACAAGCGCTACTACGTGAAGGCGGACCCCGCGGCTTGTCGCTACGGTGGCGGAGCGCGGCCATGA
- a CDS encoding c-type cytochrome codes for MNARVALVALGTALAATSASAQAPSDGKKIFGATCAACHQATGEGVPEKYPPLAGSEWVTGDEGRLVRVILHGLQGDVEVEGETFNGAMPAWGPTLSDPDIAAVATYIRASFGNKAAPVSTATVTQIRAATKSRATPWTAQELAQVLQVKK; via the coding sequence ATGAACGCGCGCGTCGCGCTGGTCGCGTTAGGCACCGCGCTCGCCGCGACGTCGGCGTCGGCGCAGGCCCCGTCCGACGGCAAGAAGATCTTCGGTGCGACGTGCGCCGCGTGCCACCAGGCGACGGGCGAGGGCGTGCCGGAGAAGTACCCGCCGCTCGCCGGCAGCGAGTGGGTGACCGGCGACGAGGGGCGCCTCGTGCGCGTGATCCTGCACGGGCTCCAGGGCGACGTGGAGGTCGAGGGCGAGACGTTCAACGGCGCGATGCCGGCGTGGGGCCCGACGCTGAGCGACCCCGACATCGCCGCGGTGGCGACGTACATCCGCGCGAGCTTCGGCAACAAGGCCGCGCCGGTGAGCACGGCCACCGTCACGCAGATTCGCGCCGCCACGAAGTCGCGCGCCACGCCGTGGACGGCGCAGGAGCTCGCGCAGGTGCTCCAGGTGAAGAAGTAG
- the eboE gene encoding metabolite traffic protein EboE translates to MTAPPARPHLTYCTNIHAGETWPEVRENLTRYVVPVRERFAPGRPFGVGLRLSGAAAHALSEPEAMAELRGLLRAHDLFVYTINGFPYGTFHGRPVKETVYLPDWLDDERLAYTDRLADLLAALLPEGMEGTISTVPGAFERRVAGDADAERMARAMLAHVAHLVLLRVTTGRRVALALEPEPCCFLETTAQAVDFFARHLFTPEAAVTVARATGLAPADAARAIREHLGVCLDACHMAVEFEDPAAALDALDRAGVRVAKVQVSAGLRVALPGGTDDAAVLDALDAFADDVYLHQVVERRADGTLVRHLDLPQALAAARGTDEAGPREWRIHFHVPLFRDRYGRFEGTQAYVAELLRAVRQRSDCAHFEVETYTWDVLPEEYRREDIVTAVTRELGWAASRLEPLGGGPSPRSTG, encoded by the coding sequence GTGACCGCTCCGCCCGCCCGACCCCACCTCACCTACTGCACCAACATCCACGCCGGCGAGACGTGGCCCGAGGTGCGCGAGAACCTGACGCGCTACGTCGTGCCGGTCCGCGAGCGGTTCGCGCCCGGACGACCGTTCGGCGTCGGCCTGCGCCTGTCGGGCGCGGCGGCCCACGCGTTGTCGGAGCCGGAGGCGATGGCCGAGCTACGCGGGCTGCTGCGCGCGCACGACCTCTTCGTCTACACGATCAACGGCTTCCCGTACGGGACGTTCCACGGCCGGCCGGTGAAGGAGACCGTCTACCTACCCGACTGGCTCGACGACGAGCGGCTCGCGTACACCGACCGGCTGGCCGACCTCCTCGCCGCGCTGCTGCCCGAGGGGATGGAGGGAACGATCAGCACCGTGCCGGGCGCGTTCGAGCGCCGCGTGGCCGGCGACGCCGACGCCGAGCGCATGGCGCGCGCGATGCTCGCGCACGTCGCGCACCTCGTGCTCCTGCGCGTGACCACCGGCCGTCGGGTCGCGCTCGCGCTCGAGCCGGAGCCGTGCTGCTTCCTCGAGACGACGGCGCAGGCGGTCGACTTCTTCGCGCGCCACCTCTTCACGCCGGAAGCGGCCGTCACGGTCGCGCGCGCGACCGGGCTCGCGCCCGCGGACGCCGCGCGCGCGATCCGCGAGCACCTCGGCGTGTGCCTCGACGCCTGCCACATGGCGGTGGAGTTCGAGGATCCGGCGGCGGCGCTCGACGCGCTCGACCGCGCGGGGGTCCGCGTCGCGAAGGTGCAGGTGAGCGCGGGGCTCCGCGTCGCGCTGCCCGGCGGCACGGACGACGCCGCGGTGCTCGACGCGCTCGATGCGTTCGCCGACGACGTGTACCTGCACCAGGTCGTCGAGCGGCGCGCCGACGGCACGCTCGTGCGGCACCTCGACCTGCCGCAGGCGCTCGCCGCCGCGCGCGGCACCGACGAGGCGGGCCCGCGCGAGTGGCGCATCCACTTCCACGTGCCGCTGTTCCGCGACCGCTACGGTCGGTTCGAGGGGACGCAGGCGTACGTCGCGGAGCTGTTGCGCGCGGTGCGGCAGCGGTCGGACTGCGCGCACTTCGAGGTCGAGACCTACACGTGGGACGTCCTCCCGGAGGAATACCGCCGGGAGGACATCGTGACCGCCGTGACGCGCGAGCTCGGGTGGGCCGCGTCCAGACTGGAGCCGTTAGGCGGAGGCCCGTCACCCCGTTCGACAGGATGA
- a CDS encoding DUF7133 domain-containing protein, which yields MTSRRFLLAAAFSAGLGAPAQAQFGQPNMGTGPKLPASGAITRDTAYERKVLENITAPAGATMTLFAGPPIAMYPTAVAPSPDGSVYVGVDLNLAQGAVKGRGRVMRLVDTDGDGRADRYTTFLDVDSPRGIVADGKTVYVMHPPNLTAYRDTNGDGIADDSTDIVKGIGFGLDVRSSDHSTNNITLGPDGWIYVAVGDYGYLNATGKDGNTITRHGGSLVRVRPDGTGLEIVTVGTRNIYDVGIDPFGHAFTRDNTNDGGGWDTRFHYLAPNANMGYPSLFRYFREEHMPSIADYGAGSGTAGLWIQDPGVPDQVNNSLFTGDWTTNRVYHHVLTPKGASFAIEQHDYMTVPHAIDIAMDDRSHLYVGSLIGGVFNYAGDTVGAIVRVSFPGKTPSKPPTWASASVAQLVDAIVSDNAVHRIWAQQELARRGASAATVTRLGQLAGDRARPAYARASAIFALKRLAGERANPTLVRLADDPVVREVALRALTDDRTHVANVPVNLFVQALQDTSYFVRVQGLNGLVRLGARDRAQAIVPLLTSPDSALAHLAVQSLAALGARDVALAALTAAGSSPALRTRARMVLQQLHDSATVGALLGALGSSSSADVKHEALLALARLYNTEGPWTGDWWGTHPSTLGPYFAPATWEQSARIRPALRDALLAAQGDDFRALAQTFVRNRVLPAGAEALLAAVSTPGDPSRARLVDALAGASQVGDAAVALLPELDRRGAAFHTAVAELLAGETTFGAPTLPLARAAALDTTLSPEVRGRLLTAFSQLSGDAGRDAAVAVFALVTPRTAAPRPPSPPAGTTGDPGAGVPGVGVVKSGAPAPGAVPAAAAAAATPTAAPNAPAGAPSAVEQAWRRYVGSFDRFQQLDYFAALTKSADEAQRTLAYAVLLQAARASSRSPMLAPVREKVAPVIDAAWGDPTARTSLVDAIHIMHVESLYADKLKVTKEPD from the coding sequence ATGACGTCGAGACGATTTCTCCTCGCGGCGGCCTTCTCGGCCGGCCTCGGCGCGCCCGCCCAGGCCCAGTTCGGGCAGCCGAACATGGGGACGGGCCCGAAGCTGCCCGCGAGCGGCGCGATCACGCGCGACACCGCGTACGAGCGCAAGGTGCTCGAGAACATCACGGCGCCAGCCGGCGCGACGATGACGCTGTTCGCCGGACCGCCGATCGCGATGTACCCGACCGCCGTCGCGCCGTCGCCCGACGGCTCGGTGTACGTCGGCGTCGACCTCAACCTCGCGCAGGGGGCGGTGAAGGGACGCGGCCGCGTCATGCGCCTGGTCGACACCGACGGCGACGGGCGCGCCGACCGGTACACGACGTTCCTCGACGTCGACAGCCCGCGCGGCATCGTCGCCGACGGCAAGACCGTGTACGTGATGCATCCGCCGAACCTCACGGCGTACCGCGACACGAACGGCGACGGCATCGCCGACGACTCGACCGACATCGTGAAGGGGATCGGCTTCGGGCTCGACGTGCGCAGCTCGGACCACTCGACGAACAACATCACGCTGGGACCCGACGGCTGGATCTACGTCGCCGTCGGCGACTACGGCTACCTGAACGCGACGGGGAAGGACGGCAACACGATCACGCGCCACGGCGGGAGCCTCGTGCGCGTGCGCCCCGACGGTACGGGGCTCGAGATCGTCACCGTCGGCACGCGCAACATCTACGACGTCGGCATCGATCCGTTCGGGCACGCGTTCACGCGCGACAACACGAACGACGGCGGCGGGTGGGACACGCGCTTCCACTACCTGGCGCCTAACGCGAACATGGGCTACCCGTCGCTCTTCCGGTACTTCCGCGAGGAGCACATGCCGTCCATCGCCGACTACGGCGCGGGGTCCGGCACCGCGGGGCTGTGGATCCAGGATCCGGGCGTGCCGGATCAGGTGAACAACTCGCTGTTCACCGGCGACTGGACGACGAACCGCGTCTACCACCACGTGCTGACCCCGAAGGGCGCCAGCTTCGCGATCGAGCAGCACGACTACATGACCGTGCCGCACGCGATCGACATCGCGATGGACGACCGGTCGCACCTGTACGTGGGCAGTCTCATCGGCGGGGTGTTCAACTACGCCGGCGATACGGTCGGCGCGATCGTGCGCGTCTCGTTCCCCGGAAAGACGCCGTCGAAGCCGCCGACCTGGGCGTCCGCCAGCGTGGCGCAGCTCGTCGACGCCATCGTCTCCGACAACGCGGTGCACCGCATCTGGGCCCAGCAGGAGCTCGCGCGCCGCGGTGCGTCGGCGGCGACCGTCACGCGGCTCGGCCAGCTCGCGGGCGACCGCGCGCGCCCGGCGTACGCACGTGCCTCGGCGATCTTCGCGCTGAAGCGCCTCGCCGGCGAGCGCGCGAATCCGACGCTCGTGCGGCTCGCCGACGACCCGGTGGTGCGCGAGGTCGCGCTGCGCGCGCTCACCGACGACCGGACCCACGTCGCGAACGTGCCGGTGAACCTGTTCGTGCAGGCGCTGCAGGACACGAGCTACTTCGTCCGCGTGCAGGGGCTCAACGGCCTCGTGCGACTCGGCGCGCGCGACCGCGCGCAGGCGATCGTGCCGCTGCTCACGAGCCCCGACTCGGCGCTCGCACACCTCGCCGTGCAGTCGCTCGCGGCGCTCGGCGCGCGCGACGTGGCGCTCGCCGCGCTCACCGCCGCGGGCAGCTCGCCGGCGCTGCGCACGCGCGCGCGCATGGTGCTGCAGCAGCTGCACGACAGCGCCACGGTCGGCGCGCTGCTCGGCGCGTTAGGCAGCTCGTCGAGCGCGGACGTGAAGCACGAGGCGCTGCTCGCGCTCGCGCGGCTGTACAACACCGAGGGGCCGTGGACCGGCGACTGGTGGGGGACGCACCCGTCCACGCTCGGGCCGTACTTCGCGCCGGCGACGTGGGAGCAGAGCGCGCGCATCCGTCCCGCGCTGCGCGACGCGCTGCTCGCCGCGCAGGGCGACGACTTCCGCGCGCTCGCGCAGACGTTCGTGCGCAACCGCGTGCTCCCGGCCGGCGCCGAGGCGCTGCTCGCCGCGGTGAGCACGCCCGGCGACCCGTCGCGCGCGCGGCTCGTCGACGCGCTCGCCGGCGCGTCGCAGGTCGGCGACGCCGCGGTGGCGCTGCTGCCGGAGCTCGACCGGCGCGGCGCCGCGTTCCACACCGCGGTGGCCGAGCTGCTCGCCGGCGAGACGACGTTCGGCGCGCCGACGCTGCCGCTCGCCCGCGCCGCGGCGCTCGACACGACGCTGAGCCCGGAGGTGCGCGGGCGGCTGCTCACCGCGTTCAGTCAGCTCTCGGGCGACGCCGGACGTGACGCCGCGGTCGCCGTGTTCGCGCTCGTGACGCCGCGCACGGCTGCGCCCCGTCCGCCGTCGCCGCCGGCCGGAACGACCGGCGACCCGGGCGCCGGCGTGCCCGGCGTGGGCGTGGTAAAGAGCGGCGCCCCCGCGCCCGGCGCGGTGCCTGCCGCCGCGGCGGCGGCGGCCACGCCGACCGCGGCGCCTAACGCGCCGGCGGGCGCGCCGAGCGCGGTGGAGCAGGCATGGCGCCGCTACGTCGGGTCGTTCGACCGGTTCCAGCAGCTCGACTACTTCGCCGCGCTCACGAAGAGCGCCGACGAGGCGCAGCGCACGCTCGCCTACGCGGTGCTGCTGCAGGCCGCGCGCGCGTCGTCGCGCTCGCCGATGCTCGCGCCGGTGCGCGAGAAGGTCGCGCCGGTGATCGACGCCGCGTGGGGTGACCCGACCGCGCGCACGAGCCTCGTCGACGCCATCCACATCATGCACGTCGAGAGCCTGTACGCGGACAAGCTCAAGGTGACGAAGGAGCCGGATTGA
- a CDS encoding DUF6220 domain-containing protein, which yields MRRWSGRALQVVAWLLVLCTIVQIFLAGLAVFVGPQWWPRHRAFVDGFQYLAPLALVLAYLARTTRGPKVIGWVMLLLLWLQYTTIEQRLVPGHQAWAALHLVGGVLIFWLSTELARRATVRPPYHDSTTRGPSFNESGEFEEPPPVPKGVP from the coding sequence GTGCGTCGCTGGTCGGGCCGCGCGCTGCAGGTCGTCGCGTGGCTCCTCGTGCTCTGCACGATCGTCCAGATCTTTCTCGCCGGGCTCGCCGTGTTCGTGGGGCCGCAGTGGTGGCCGCGCCACCGCGCGTTCGTCGACGGCTTCCAGTACCTCGCGCCGCTCGCGCTCGTGCTCGCCTACCTCGCGCGCACCACGCGCGGTCCCAAGGTGATAGGCTGGGTCATGCTCCTGCTGCTCTGGCTGCAGTACACGACGATCGAGCAGCGGCTGGTGCCCGGCCATCAGGCGTGGGCGGCACTGCATCTCGTCGGAGGCGTGCTGATCTTCTGGCTCTCCACCGAGTTGGCCCGGCGCGCGACCGTTCGTCCGCCGTACCACGACTCCACCACGAGGGGGCCTTCATTCAACGAATCGGGAGAATTCGAGGAACCTCCGCCGGTCCCGAAGGGGGTTCCTTGA
- a CDS encoding TatD family hydrolase, translating to MRYIDLHAHMVSRTTDDYVQMALTGCVAVTEPAFWPGWDRSSADGFEDYFRQLTDFEPKRAAQYGIRHFTWLCLNPKEGEDRQLAREVLRRIPRFLDAPNVLGIGEIGLNRVTRNELATFRDHVELALEHDQLIHIHTPHLEDKYKGTKTIVDALLTYDRIDPARVMVDHAEEHTLRMILDNGFWTGLTLYPQTKVSPERAIDMLERYGPERVCVASACDWGPSLPDAVPHFAMAMRRRGHDEALIERVVFENPAAFLGQSPKFRVPRAEGAAVAAV from the coding sequence ATGCGCTACATCGACCTGCACGCGCACATGGTCTCGCGCACGACCGACGACTACGTGCAGATGGCGCTGACCGGCTGCGTGGCCGTCACCGAGCCCGCGTTCTGGCCGGGGTGGGACCGCAGCTCGGCCGACGGCTTCGAGGACTACTTCCGTCAGCTCACGGACTTCGAGCCGAAGCGCGCCGCACAGTACGGGATCCGGCACTTCACGTGGCTCTGCCTGAACCCGAAGGAGGGCGAGGACCGGCAGCTCGCGCGCGAGGTGCTGCGGCGCATCCCGCGGTTCCTCGACGCGCCTAACGTGCTCGGCATCGGCGAGATCGGCCTCAATCGCGTGACGCGCAACGAGCTCGCGACGTTCCGCGACCACGTCGAGCTGGCGCTCGAGCACGATCAGCTGATCCACATCCACACGCCGCACCTCGAGGACAAGTACAAGGGCACGAAGACGATCGTCGACGCGCTGCTGACGTACGACCGCATCGATCCGGCGCGCGTGATGGTGGACCACGCCGAGGAGCACACGCTGCGGATGATCCTCGACAACGGCTTCTGGACCGGCCTCACGCTCTACCCGCAGACGAAGGTGAGCCCGGAGCGCGCGATCGACATGCTCGAGCGGTACGGGCCGGAGCGCGTCTGCGTCGCGTCGGCGTGCGACTGGGGGCCGAGCCTCCCGGACGCGGTGCCGCACTTCGCGATGGCGATGCGCCGCCGCGGACACGACGAGGCGTTGATCGAGCGCGTGGTGTTCGAGAATCCGGCGGCGTTCCTCGGCCAGTCGCCGAAGTTCCGCGTGCCGCGCGCGGAGGGGGCGGCCGTGGCGGCGGTCTGA
- a CDS encoding sugar phosphate isomerase/epimerase family protein has translation MSESRTSRRSFLVELAGVALGGGALAACAKHASGGVRPSPDRVGIQLYTVRDLMQQDFEGTLERVAQAGYKEMEFAGYYNRTPEQVRAVLDRLKLVSPSAHIGAQLLKENVQREIASAKTIGQSYITIPSYGFPSNAGVDAWKAAAAEFNRWGAACRDAGLKLAYHNHNREFAPIDGATSGFDVLVRETDPALVDFELDLYWATYAGQDPIALFGRYPGRFAMWHVKDMRDPQGAKTMAPVGLGTIDFKSIFAHASQSGMRHYFVEHDTAAQWPGGAIASITESARYLKQLLA, from the coding sequence ATGAGCGAATCACGCACGAGCCGTCGGTCGTTCCTGGTGGAGCTGGCGGGCGTCGCGTTAGGCGGCGGCGCGCTCGCGGCGTGCGCGAAGCACGCGTCGGGAGGGGTGCGCCCGTCGCCGGACCGCGTCGGCATCCAGCTCTACACGGTGCGCGACCTCATGCAGCAGGACTTCGAGGGCACGCTGGAGCGCGTCGCGCAGGCCGGGTACAAGGAGATGGAGTTCGCCGGCTACTACAACCGCACGCCGGAGCAGGTGCGCGCGGTGCTCGACCGGCTCAAGCTCGTGTCGCCGAGCGCGCACATCGGCGCGCAGCTGCTGAAGGAGAACGTGCAGCGCGAGATCGCGAGCGCGAAGACGATCGGACAGTCGTACATCACCATCCCGTCGTACGGTTTCCCGAGCAACGCCGGCGTCGACGCGTGGAAGGCGGCGGCGGCGGAGTTCAATCGCTGGGGCGCGGCGTGCCGCGACGCGGGGCTCAAGCTCGCGTACCACAACCACAACCGCGAGTTCGCGCCGATCGACGGGGCGACGTCGGGGTTCGACGTGCTCGTGCGCGAGACCGATCCCGCGCTCGTCGACTTCGAGCTCGATCTGTACTGGGCGACGTACGCGGGGCAGGACCCGATCGCGCTGTTCGGGCGCTACCCGGGCCGCTTCGCGATGTGGCACGTGAAGGACATGCGCGACCCGCAGGGCGCGAAGACGATGGCGCCTGTGGGGCTCGGGACGATCGACTTCAAGAGCATCTTCGCGCACGCGTCGCAGTCCGGGATGCGCCACTACTTCGTGGAGCACGACACCGCCGCGCAGTGGCCCGGCGGCGCGATCGCCAGCATCACCGAGAGCGCGCGCTACCTCAAGCAGCTCCTCGCATGA